The Chryseobacterium wanjuense sequence TCTTTTTTATTTAAAAGTTTTTAATGAATAGTATAGCAATTGTCTTGTAGTACTTTTACTACAAATTGTAGTACTTTTAGTACAGTTGTCATTCTTGTAAACGCTTCAGAATCATATACCTTTGGTGGGAGTCTCTGATTTGCATCTTTTTGCAAAAAAGAAGATTTTAATAACTGAGAAAAAAGATACGACTGTGAAACGATTTTATTTATTAACGGCATTTTTGATGCTCAATTTTGCCTATGCGCAACTCGATAATCTGCATTATCTTCAGCCCATTATTTTTGGAGCTTATACAGACGCTACTATTGTGGCAGAGCATATTTATTTATCTACGCCATCTACCAGCAATATTACTGTAACTGTAAGAAGAGCAGACGGAACAACGATCCCAAGGCTTTATGTTTATAATATTAATGCGGAAACAGGTTCATATGTAGCTTCAGGTTCGGTCACTTTTAGCAATACAACTCCTATACGGATAAACATTGTGAATGCGTCCAATGTTATTCTGGATGCGGGAACCTCACCTATGACACGTCCTACTAACACAGCAGGAACAATAATTCAGGGGAGTGCAGGAGGATTAATTTTTCAATCCACGGATAATTTCTATGTCAACTATAGAGGACGATCCGAATCCCAGGCCGGTTCTGTAATGACTAAAGGAAGAGTAGCTTTAGGGAAGAACTTTTTTTGGGGCGGAACTCCGAACGAATACACCACACAGGTTCCTGAAGTAGGAAATATGGTTTCTATCATGGCAACGGAAAATAATACATCTGTTACCATTAATAATATCGATTCGGGAACGCAGTTTATAAATGGAACGAATGCAACGCCATTAACTGGGACTACCTTTACAAGAACCTTACAAAAGGGACAATCTTTTATTCTTTATGCTAAAGTAAAGCTCAATGCATTAAGCTTGCAAGACAGAGGTTGGCTTGGCGCAAAAATAACGGCTGATAAAAATATAGCTGTGACAGTAGGAGGACTCATGCAGCAAGGAGGAGCAACAAGCGGAACGGTCTCGGACAGTCGAGATTTTGCGGTGGATCAGCTGGTTCCTGTGGAACAGTTAGGAAACGAATATGTAGTCATGCAGGGAAATGGAGGAGCTCAGGAAAGAGTGATTGTGGTTGCTACACAAGCCAATACAACGATCAGTATGAATGGAAGTACCACTCCTAATTATACCCTGACAAATATAGGAGATTACCAGATTGTTCCGGCATCGTTCTTTACCAATAAAAATATGTACATAAAAACAAATAAAGCAGTGTATGTTTTTCATAAAATTTATGGAAGTACAGCACTTAATACCAATAGTTTTATGTTTATTCCGCCTTTGTCATGTTTTGGGCAGACATCCGTAAATATGATTCCAGATGCCAAACGAATCGGATCAAATGAATATGCCAACACGCAGCTTGCCGTACTGGCTGCAGCAGGTGCTCCTCCTACAGTAACGGTGGGTGGAACGACTGCGAACCCTATTGCAGGAACAGCAAACATTGCCGTACCGGGAAATCCGAACTGGACGAGCTACCGATACAATATTGCAGCAGCAACAGGAGGAACAGCCACCATTAAAAATGTAAGAATAAGCTCTACGGGTGCGATACAGGCTGAGCTTGTAGGAGCAGATGTTGATGCCGGATTCGGCGGTTATTATTCAGGTTTCGGAGCTGCGCCGAATGTGGAAATTAATATCACAGGAAGCCCAAATCCTGCAAGACCTTGTACGGGAGGTACGGGAAATTCTGTTTTAACGGTGAGCTCAGGGTTGGGAACCTATCAATGGTATAAAGACGGGGTAGCTATTTCGGGAGCAACGACCAACACTTATTCTATTCCGGTTACGGATACTACAGCTGCGGAATATAATGTGATTGTAACGGTTCCGGGAGGATGTCTTGTGTATTCTAATGTGGTGACATCATTCGCTTGTCCGTGCTATAAACCGGGCGTAACGGGAACTCCGGAAATTACAAAAATCGGAATCTCCACCAGAACAACAGCCAGCACGCCAAACTTCCCTGCAGACAGAAACAACGGATTTATTGCCCTTGAATCTAATGATAAAGGAATGGTGATCAGTAGAGTAGCAGAACCGGAAGTATCCATTACAAATCCCGTAGACGGAATGATGGTGTATGATACGGATGATAATTGTTTAAAAATATATAACGGAACCCAATGGAGCTGTATAAACCAAACATGTAATTAATTATGAAAACAACCTATTTTACTATATTCTTTTTTGTTCTTAATGGTCTTTTACAAGCTCAGATAGGCGTGGAAAAAGAGTCTGTAGACGGAAGTGCTTTAATGGATTTTCCCACAGGTACTGCAAAAGGAATTATTCTTCCACAGGTTCAAAATAATACTTTAATGACAGACGTTACGGCAGGAACTTTGGTTTTTGACGGAGCGACAGCGAAAACAAAATATTTTGACGGAACAAACTGGATCGAACTTTTCGGAGAAAGTGGATTGGCTGAATCTTTACTTTCGGGTGCCGAAAAAAACGTAACAAAAGGAGTCATTATCGGAGCTGCTGATTCGGCAGCGAAGGGAGTTCTTGTTTTTGAATCTGAAGATAAAGCGCTTATCCTTCCTAAA is a genomic window containing:
- a CDS encoding IgGFc-binding protein is translated as MKRFYLLTAFLMLNFAYAQLDNLHYLQPIIFGAYTDATIVAEHIYLSTPSTSNITVTVRRADGTTIPRLYVYNINAETGSYVASGSVTFSNTTPIRINIVNASNVILDAGTSPMTRPTNTAGTIIQGSAGGLIFQSTDNFYVNYRGRSESQAGSVMTKGRVALGKNFFWGGTPNEYTTQVPEVGNMVSIMATENNTSVTINNIDSGTQFINGTNATPLTGTTFTRTLQKGQSFILYAKVKLNALSLQDRGWLGAKITADKNIAVTVGGLMQQGGATSGTVSDSRDFAVDQLVPVEQLGNEYVVMQGNGGAQERVIVVATQANTTISMNGSTTPNYTLTNIGDYQIVPASFFTNKNMYIKTNKAVYVFHKIYGSTALNTNSFMFIPPLSCFGQTSVNMIPDAKRIGSNEYANTQLAVLAAAGAPPTVTVGGTTANPIAGTANIAVPGNPNWTSYRYNIAAATGGTATIKNVRISSTGAIQAELVGADVDAGFGGYYSGFGAAPNVEINITGSPNPARPCTGGTGNSVLTVSSGLGTYQWYKDGVAISGATTNTYSIPVTDTTAAEYNVIVTVPGGCLVYSNVVTSFACPCYKPGVTGTPEITKIGISTRTTASTPNFPADRNNGFIALESNDKGMVISRVAEPEVSITNPVDGMMVYDTDDNCLKIYNGTQWSCINQTCN